The Homalodisca vitripennis isolate AUS2020 unplaced genomic scaffold, UT_GWSS_2.1 ScUCBcl_1694;HRSCAF=5640, whole genome shotgun sequence genome contains a region encoding:
- the LOC124371620 gene encoding uncharacterized protein LOC124371620, with protein MTKPFLGTLRNTGYTRIEEDIRRCIPSTNPYANLNRDRFVAPRLYRYTPTSVLPAPHTPLLIVINNFHLLLTILGDVKSIHGFPFTSRKFFSANTTLQAQEPTNL; from the exons atGACAAAACCGTTTctaggtactcttag gaatactggatacactaggattgaggaggatatcagaagatgtattccgtccaccaacccctacgcaaatctcaaccgGGATCGTTTTGTTGCCCCTCGACTCTACAGATATACACCCACTTCGGTACTCCCAGCCCCTCACACTCCGCTCCTCATTGTGATCAATAATTTTCATCTATTATTGaccattctgggggacgtgaaaagcatacatggattccccttcacttccagaaaattcttttcagctaatacaacgctccaggcacaagaaccaaccaacctctga